From Vreelandella neptunia, the proteins below share one genomic window:
- the pilM gene encoding type IV pilus assembly protein PilM produces the protein MRFLKSGKGLIGVDITSATVKLLELKQCHDNYQVESYAVRPLREGAVVERRIRDIDDVASVLSRAVEHAKPSTRKAAVAVPASAAITKTLSFPIGLSEEEIEERIVAESDRHIPFPFNEVAFDFECLGPAPFDDEQQQVVLVACRQQDVTQLTDTLERAGLEPAAVDVETFAMERSLAELRRQLNVENDPTACVGLVDIGANMNAFHVVRGGHIVYTRDTVFGGRQLTDAIRDRYDLSMEEAGFAKKRGGLPDDYHERVLNPFLETVVQQVGRSLQLYYTAGRQQEVKHIVLAGGSSVIPGLAERIAEDSGMSVTIANPFQRMRVNKRLNLQALTNDAPAMLTAGGLAMRVSQ, from the coding sequence ATGCGCTTTCTTAAATCTGGTAAAGGGTTGATCGGCGTCGATATTACCTCGGCGACCGTCAAGCTGCTTGAGCTAAAACAGTGCCACGATAATTACCAGGTAGAAAGCTATGCCGTTCGACCACTGCGCGAAGGGGCCGTGGTGGAGCGCCGTATCCGCGATATCGATGACGTCGCCAGTGTGCTTAGCCGTGCCGTGGAACATGCCAAACCCTCTACCCGCAAAGCAGCGGTGGCTGTTCCAGCCAGCGCTGCGATCACTAAAACGCTGAGCTTCCCTATCGGGCTGAGTGAAGAGGAGATTGAAGAGCGCATCGTGGCCGAATCCGACCGCCATATTCCATTTCCGTTCAATGAAGTAGCGTTTGATTTCGAGTGTCTTGGGCCCGCGCCCTTTGACGATGAGCAACAGCAGGTGGTGCTGGTCGCCTGCCGGCAGCAGGATGTGACGCAGCTCACCGACACGCTAGAGCGGGCAGGCTTAGAGCCCGCAGCAGTGGACGTGGAAACCTTTGCCATGGAGCGATCGCTTGCCGAATTGCGCCGCCAGCTAAACGTAGAGAATGATCCTACCGCCTGCGTTGGGCTGGTGGATATTGGTGCCAATATGAATGCCTTCCACGTCGTTCGCGGTGGGCATATCGTCTATACCCGCGACACGGTTTTTGGCGGCCGCCAACTCACCGATGCCATTCGTGACCGCTACGATTTGAGCATGGAGGAGGCGGGGTTCGCCAAAAAGCGCGGCGGACTGCCTGATGACTACCATGAGCGTGTGCTCAACCCTTTTTTGGAAACCGTGGTGCAGCAGGTAGGGCGCTCTCTGCAGCTCTACTACACCGCCGGGCGTCAGCAAGAGGTGAAACACATCGTATTAGCGGGCGGTTCGAGTGTGATTCCAGGGCTTGCCGAACGCATTGCTGAAGATAGTGGTATGTCGGTGACCATTGCCAATCCCTTTCAGCGCATGCGGGTCAACAAGCGCTTGAACCTTCAGGCGTTGACCAACGATGCCCCGGCGATGCTCACTGCGGGTGGCTTGGCGATGAGGGTTAGCCAATGA
- a CDS encoding PilN domain-containing protein, with translation MSMTINLLPWREAQRERRTRKFYVVVAAMLVVGVVLGLLIAHFYQLKLAAQQQRNAYISDHIERLNTDIAGVSRYASDAERLGEQIAVFQALQSERTDAVQLFNDVAESVANGVIYQRLAKNGNTVSVTAVAGSERQVSEQLRRIADLPGLAVPSLSAVESEQNGSGRVFRFEVEQTASELSQGVEEALP, from the coding sequence ATGAGCATGACGATTAATCTTCTGCCCTGGCGGGAAGCGCAGCGTGAACGGCGAACCCGCAAATTCTACGTCGTGGTAGCCGCCATGCTGGTGGTGGGCGTCGTGCTTGGCCTACTGATCGCGCATTTTTACCAGCTCAAGCTGGCAGCCCAGCAGCAGCGTAATGCTTATATTAGTGACCACATTGAGCGTCTTAATACCGATATTGCTGGCGTATCACGCTACGCCAGTGACGCCGAGCGCTTAGGTGAGCAGATCGCGGTGTTTCAGGCGCTGCAGTCTGAAAGGACGGATGCCGTGCAGCTATTTAATGACGTGGCGGAGAGTGTGGCCAATGGCGTCATTTATCAACGCTTAGCTAAGAACGGTAATACTGTCAGCGTAACGGCAGTGGCCGGCAGTGAGCGCCAGGTTTCCGAACAACTGCGCCGTATTGCCGATCTACCTGGTTTGGCAGTGCCCTCGCTCTCGGCAGTAGAGAGTGAGCAGAATGGCTCAGGCCGCGTATTTCGTTTTGAGGTGGAACAGACCGCCAGCGAACTGTCGCAGGGCGTTGAGGAGGCGCTTCCATGA
- a CDS encoding type 4a pilus biogenesis protein PilO, with translation MRFNRERWALEWQRLRDVDWRDLDVKEAGSWPWLLKALCGCLALLAALSVMMWLVVSEQREAVMAAQRQEARLLSEYRSKASQAAFLPEMREQLATLEEQMGRFRTMLPTDAEIPSLLDSISDAAVDNRLTIETIRLRPTQAQAHYVEQPLDIQVRGGYHQLARFSADIASLPRMVTQHDFSLEPVDGRGDALRLSLLARTYRYVEEGDQASAEGAGEP, from the coding sequence ATGAGGTTTAACCGCGAGCGGTGGGCGCTTGAATGGCAGCGTCTGCGCGATGTTGATTGGCGGGATCTCGACGTTAAAGAGGCCGGTAGCTGGCCGTGGCTACTAAAAGCATTGTGCGGCTGCTTGGCGCTGCTGGCGGCACTGAGTGTGATGATGTGGCTGGTGGTGAGCGAACAGCGCGAAGCCGTGATGGCCGCCCAGCGCCAAGAAGCCAGGCTGCTGAGCGAATACCGCAGCAAAGCTTCACAAGCGGCATTCCTGCCAGAAATGCGTGAGCAGTTGGCGACCCTGGAAGAGCAGATGGGGCGTTTTCGCACCATGCTTCCCACCGATGCAGAAATCCCGTCACTGCTGGATAGCATTAGCGATGCCGCCGTCGATAACCGCTTAACCATTGAAACGATTCGGCTGCGTCCAACGCAAGCCCAGGCCCATTATGTCGAGCAACCGCTGGATATACAGGTGCGGGGCGGCTATCACCAGTTGGCGCGCTTCAGTGCCGACATTGCCTCGCTGCCCCGCATGGTGACCCAGCACGATTTTAGCCTGGAACCCGTCGATGGCCGTGGCGATGCGCTGCGCCTTTCGCTCTTGGCTCGCACTTATCGCTATGTGGAGGAGGGCGACCAAGCCTCCGCAGAGGGGGCGGGGGAACCATGA
- a CDS encoding pilus assembly protein PilP, producing MRAKQLPFAVRAVSFMVSAVALTGCVDADLAQLEGTLADIRQSPGGQPPVMAVALPESADLSYLYSNERSPFLPPEEIAQGSADRSEGSLAPDRQRTPEPLERFSLQELRLVGTMRMGGRQVALIASPDGSVTSVKEGNYMGTDYGRIAQINAQEIRVTERVFTQPEGWQERQVSLVINENNE from the coding sequence ATGAGGGCTAAACAACTACCTTTTGCGGTAAGGGCGGTCTCTTTCATGGTCTCCGCAGTGGCGCTTACAGGCTGTGTGGACGCCGATTTGGCACAACTTGAAGGCACGCTGGCCGATATTCGTCAGTCCCCTGGCGGGCAGCCGCCGGTTATGGCTGTTGCGCTGCCCGAGAGCGCGGATTTGTCCTATTTATATAGCAACGAACGTAGCCCCTTTTTACCCCCTGAAGAGATTGCTCAGGGGAGCGCTGATCGAAGCGAAGGGTCACTTGCCCCTGACCGGCAGCGCACGCCAGAGCCACTGGAGCGCTTCTCGCTGCAAGAGCTGCGATTGGTCGGTACCATGCGTATGGGAGGGCGACAAGTGGCCTTGATTGCATCCCCAGATGGCAGCGTGACCAGCGTTAAAGAGGGTAACTATATGGGCACCGACTATGGACGTATTGCTCAGATCAACGCTCAAGAGATACGCGTGACAGAACGGGTGTTCACCCAGCCTGAAGGGTGGCAGGAGCGGCAAGTGTCGCTAGTCATCAACGAAAACAACGAGTAA
- the pilQ gene encoding type IV pilus secretin PilQ, producing MAVTAWRITFYMAMAALCSLLPSMAAASVLTDIGVQPAENGGAHLDLRFTGGVPELRSYRLDSPPRVTLDLAATQSGLSNRRINVNNLGIEQITALEGSGRTRLVVNLRESQTFTSSVLGDRLRITFASGANRSLSPSPSIASAGLETDEGPQIENIDFRRGEDGAGRLIVTFDREGVEANVREGGPDQVMVDLRDVAIPDSLNQVYDVTDFATPITRITPRARQDATQLAIATQGAYAMISSQSGRTLTVEVQPASQEAQPSQATGERFTGERLSLNFQDIEVRSVLATLAEFTGLNLVASDSVTGRVTLNLNDVPWDQALELILQSQGLSSREQGNVIVVAPASELAELERQELEARNQRETLSPLVTEFIEIKYARAEDLAQLLRGGDGDGFGLLTERGRVSIDNRTNTLLVQDTADQVRDIARTIDRLDVAVRQVQIEARIVIARDTASRELGINWGMSSTRGFQEGEDGTFSRRDINPDGINRAQGGLAVDLGAATGPGTGFSFGYLSGDILLDLELRALESEGKSQTISQPRIITANQRTAKISQGEERAFQSVDGNDNPDTEFKEAELSLEVTPQITPDNRIIMDLVIKNDSFRESEFGGEPPIDTNQIETQVLVDNGQTVVLGGILTTEELRQIAKTPLLGDIPLLGRLFRYTEESNEKVELLVFITPRLLDDGLTVR from the coding sequence ATGGCAGTTACAGCTTGGCGAATCACTTTCTACATGGCCATGGCCGCACTATGCTCACTGTTGCCCTCAATGGCGGCTGCCTCGGTGCTGACAGATATTGGCGTTCAGCCCGCCGAGAACGGTGGTGCTCACCTTGACCTGCGTTTCACCGGTGGCGTGCCTGAGTTACGCAGCTACCGATTGGACTCCCCTCCTCGAGTGACGCTGGATTTGGCAGCAACCCAAAGTGGACTATCCAATCGGCGCATTAATGTTAACAACCTCGGTATCGAGCAAATTACCGCTCTGGAGGGCAGTGGCCGCACGCGTTTGGTGGTCAATCTCCGCGAATCGCAGACGTTCACATCCAGCGTGCTGGGTGATCGTCTACGTATTACCTTTGCTTCAGGTGCCAATCGCTCGCTTAGCCCTTCTCCCAGCATCGCTTCAGCGGGACTTGAAACCGACGAAGGGCCGCAGATTGAGAATATTGACTTTCGTCGTGGTGAAGACGGCGCCGGACGGTTGATAGTGACCTTTGATCGCGAAGGCGTCGAGGCGAACGTGCGAGAAGGCGGCCCCGATCAAGTGATGGTGGATCTGCGCGATGTGGCGATTCCAGACTCGCTTAACCAAGTCTACGATGTCACCGATTTCGCCACCCCCATCACACGGATTACGCCCCGTGCCCGCCAGGATGCCACGCAGCTAGCAATCGCTACCCAGGGCGCTTATGCGATGATCTCCTCGCAAAGTGGGCGCACCCTGACCGTAGAAGTGCAGCCCGCCAGTCAGGAGGCGCAACCCTCTCAGGCAACCGGAGAGCGCTTCACCGGCGAGCGGCTGAGCCTTAATTTTCAGGACATCGAAGTACGCTCGGTGCTAGCGACGCTGGCTGAATTTACCGGGCTAAATTTAGTCGCCAGCGACAGCGTAACGGGGCGTGTAACGCTCAATTTAAATGATGTGCCCTGGGATCAGGCGCTTGAGCTGATTCTGCAAAGCCAGGGGCTATCGAGTCGAGAGCAGGGCAATGTGATTGTGGTGGCGCCCGCTAGTGAGCTGGCCGAGTTGGAGCGCCAGGAGTTAGAGGCGCGCAACCAGCGTGAGACGCTCTCGCCCCTGGTCACCGAGTTTATCGAGATCAAATATGCGCGGGCTGAAGATTTAGCTCAGTTGCTGCGCGGGGGCGACGGTGACGGTTTTGGTCTGCTCACCGAGCGGGGGCGCGTCAGCATTGATAACCGGACTAATACGTTGCTGGTGCAAGATACCGCTGATCAAGTGCGCGATATTGCCCGTACCATTGACCGTCTGGATGTTGCCGTTCGGCAGGTACAGATTGAGGCACGCATTGTCATTGCGAGGGACACTGCTTCCCGTGAGCTGGGTATTAACTGGGGTATGTCGAGTACCCGCGGCTTTCAGGAGGGGGAAGACGGCACCTTCAGCCGACGTGATATCAACCCCGATGGCATCAACCGGGCGCAGGGCGGCTTAGCGGTGGATTTAGGCGCTGCCACAGGGCCGGGCACCGGCTTTAGCTTTGGCTATTTATCCGGCGATATCCTGTTGGATTTAGAGCTGCGCGCACTGGAAAGCGAAGGTAAAAGCCAGACTATTTCTCAGCCTAGAATTATTACCGCCAATCAACGTACCGCCAAAATTAGCCAGGGTGAAGAGCGTGCCTTCCAGAGTGTGGATGGCAACGACAATCCGGATACCGAGTTCAAAGAGGCCGAACTTTCGTTGGAAGTTACCCCGCAGATTACCCCGGATAACCGCATTATTATGGATCTGGTGATCAAAAATGACAGCTTCCGTGAATCGGAGTTTGGCGGTGAACCGCCGATTGATACCAACCAGATTGAGACCCAGGTGTTGGTAGATAACGGCCAAACGGTGGTGTTAGGCGGAATTTTGACCACCGAAGAGCTACGCCAAATCGCCAAAACACCGCTTTTGGGTGATATTCCTTTGCTCGGTAGACTGTTTCGCTATACCGAAGAGAGCAATGAAAAGGTAGAGTTGTTAGTCTTTATTACTCCACGACTCCTAGACGATGGCTTAACGGTTCGCTGA
- the aroK gene encoding shikimate kinase AroK, translating to MQDLPNLFLIGPMGAGKSTIGRLLAAELARPFYDSDHAIQDRCGADIPWIFDVEGEQGFRLREIHMIDELTRLSPVVVATGGGAVLREENRRALRERGTVVYLLTTVDQQLKRTAKDRNRPLLQCANREQVLNDMFAQRDPLYRATSDIAVRTDRRSPRAVVNEILRRVHRLVDPLEPSSSSAGTFNHKVSQ from the coding sequence ATGCAGGATTTACCCAATTTATTTCTCATAGGCCCCATGGGGGCTGGCAAAAGCACTATTGGTCGCCTATTGGCGGCTGAGCTTGCGCGCCCGTTTTACGACAGTGACCACGCCATCCAAGACCGCTGCGGGGCAGATATCCCGTGGATTTTTGATGTCGAGGGCGAGCAGGGCTTTCGCCTGCGGGAAATTCATATGATCGATGAATTAACCCGGCTCTCACCGGTCGTCGTCGCCACTGGCGGCGGTGCGGTGCTCCGTGAAGAGAATCGCCGCGCACTGCGCGAGCGTGGCACGGTGGTGTATCTGCTGACCACCGTCGACCAGCAGCTCAAACGGACAGCGAAAGATCGCAACCGGCCGCTATTGCAGTGTGCCAACCGCGAGCAGGTGCTTAACGATATGTTTGCCCAGCGCGACCCGCTCTATCGCGCCACCTCGGATATTGCCGTGCGCACCGACCGGCGCAGCCCGCGAGCGGTGGTCAATGAAATTCTGCGCCGGGTGCATCGCCTGGTGGATCCACTCGAGCCCTCATCGTCATCGGCTGGAACGTTTAACCATAAGGTATCGCAATGA
- the aroB gene encoding 3-dehydroquinate synthase, producing MTSTASAQRTLHVALDERSYPIHIGTALMGRAEMLTPYLAGQQVMVVTNETIAPLYLEKLCASLPDHLEVRTVVLPDGEQYKTIEQVSRIWDALLEAGFNRRCTLIALGGGVIGDMVGYAAASYQRGVAFIQVPTTLLSQVDSSVGGKTGVNHPLGKNMIGAFWQPKAVLVDIDTLKSLPRRELSAGLAEVIKYGLIRDEAFLSWLEANMAALLNVEPEVVAEAIARSCQIKADIVAEDETEQGVRALLNLGHTFGHAIEAHQGYGNWLHGEAVGAGMAMAATLSRRLGWLTDAALARSLAVIESAELPLAAPANMTSDDFLTRMRLDKKNTGTRLRLVLLTALGDACVSDATPVSVLRTLLNDYPRC from the coding sequence ATGACCTCGACTGCCAGCGCGCAACGCACCCTTCATGTTGCTTTAGACGAGCGCAGCTACCCGATTCATATTGGCACCGCGCTAATGGGGCGTGCCGAAATGCTGACGCCTTATCTGGCCGGCCAGCAGGTGATGGTGGTGACCAACGAAACCATCGCACCGCTCTACCTGGAAAAGCTCTGCGCTAGCCTGCCGGATCATCTGGAAGTGCGCACCGTCGTGCTACCGGATGGCGAGCAGTATAAAACCATCGAGCAGGTCAGCCGTATTTGGGATGCGCTGCTAGAGGCCGGTTTTAACCGCCGCTGCACCCTGATCGCCTTAGGCGGCGGGGTGATTGGCGATATGGTCGGCTACGCTGCCGCTTCCTATCAGCGCGGCGTGGCGTTTATCCAAGTACCCACCACGCTGCTTTCCCAGGTGGACTCATCGGTAGGCGGTAAAACCGGCGTTAACCATCCGCTGGGTAAAAACATGATTGGCGCCTTCTGGCAGCCCAAAGCCGTGCTGGTGGATATTGATACGCTGAAGAGCCTGCCCCGTCGCGAGCTCTCCGCTGGTCTTGCCGAGGTTATAAAGTACGGCTTGATCCGCGACGAAGCGTTTCTAAGCTGGCTGGAAGCCAACATGGCGGCACTGCTCAACGTGGAGCCTGAGGTCGTCGCAGAAGCCATTGCGCGCAGTTGCCAAATCAAAGCAGACATTGTCGCCGAAGATGAGACCGAACAGGGCGTCCGTGCGCTGCTCAATCTGGGCCACACCTTTGGCCATGCCATTGAGGCGCATCAGGGCTACGGCAACTGGCTACACGGCGAAGCCGTGGGCGCGGGCATGGCCATGGCGGCAACGCTTTCCCGGCGCTTGGGCTGGCTCACCGATGCAGCGCTAGCACGTAGCCTGGCGGTGATCGAGAGCGCCGAGCTGCCGCTAGCGGCACCGGCGAATATGACCAGCGATGACTTTTTAACCCGCATGCGGCTGGATAAAAAAAATACCGGTACTCGGCTGCGCCTAGTGCTGCTTACCGCCCTGGGTGATGCCTGCGTCAGCGATGCAACGCCCGTTAGTGTTCTTCGCACGTTGCTTAACGATTATCCGCGCTGCTGA